One Centroberyx gerrardi isolate f3 unplaced genomic scaffold, fCenGer3.hap1.cur.20231027 Scaffold_125, whole genome shotgun sequence DNA window includes the following coding sequences:
- the LOC144538341 gene encoding uncharacterized protein LOC144538341, with translation MRISVLFFTVVSVAGEPGAPGEPGPEGPAGPPGEPGEDATGEPGPQGPPGPQGPAGHSIAGKPGSAGGPGKPGIPGAHGAQGDTGAPGAQGPRGMPGPSGSPGPAGLSATGKPGPSGLPGGSGPRGEPGLKGHPGVPGLPGAKGDRGVGATGPQGDSGPVGPTGATGAPGQSGVGKPGKAGMPGEPGKSGSPGRDGSSGPMGPQGPKGHTGAPGVGMPGKPGENGAPGMPGPGGPKGHQGPAGATGAPGVPGYGKPGANGQKGDRGVTGATGAPGGKGEQGATGATGATGSTGATGATGPQGPVGFPGEGGPSGPKGDAGATGAQGPKGYKGDQGAQGFPGKQGYPGTAGPTGPRGATGATGSKGDLGAPGTPGAPGIPGPAGPKGLPGRAGENGASGSDGAPGARGPAGPSGPAGANGLKGHPGAPGAPGPAGLAAKGVPGPQGPPGQTGDSGADGAEGPAGPPGPPGPPGEVMFEKSMGVAEVMVKSPMSAFTASLATPYPAAGTPIKFDQIVYNAENHYDPDSGLFTCQVPGVYYFSYSIHVNGAHALVALYKNGQPVMFTYDEYNKGFLDQMSGSAVLLLDEQDTVYVQIPDDEANGVFAAENVHCSFSGFLIAST, from the coding sequence ATGAGGATCTCTGTTTTATTCTTCACAGTTGTGTCAGTGGCAGGTGAGCCTGGTGCCCCAGGTGAGCCCGGCCCTGAGGGACCCGCTGGCCCTCCTGGCGAACCAGGTGAGGATGCCACTGGTGAGCCTGGACCCCAAGGACCTCCTGGACCCCAGGGACCTGCTGGCCACTCTATCGCAGGCAAGCCTGGATCCGCAGGTGGACCTGGCAAGCCTGGCATCCCTGGTGCCCACGGTGCTCAGGGAGACACTGGAGCCCCCGGTGCTCAGGGACCCAGAGGAATGCCCGGACCTTCTGGAAGCCCCGGACCCGCTGGCCTCTCCGCTACTGGCAAGCCCGGACCTTCAGGTCTGCCCGGAGGAAGTGGACCCAGGGGAGAGCCCGGTCTGAAGGGACATCCAGGTGTACCTGGTCTGCCAGGAGCTAAGGGTGATAGAGGGGTGGGAGCAACCGGACCTCAGGGTGATTCAGGACCTGTTGGACCTACGGGTGCAACTGGAGCCCCTGGTCAGTCCGGAGTTGGAAAGCCAGGAAAGGCAGGTATGCCCGGTGAGCCAGGAAAGTCAGGTAGCCCAGGTAGGGATGGTAGCTCTGGTCCCATGGGACCACAGGGACCCAAAGGCCACactggtgcccctggtgtaggTATGCCAGGTAAACCAGGTGAGAACGGAGCCCCAGGTATGCCCGGCCCAGGTGGTCCTAAAGGCCACCAGGGACCTGCTGGAGCCACTGGTGCCCCTGGAGTCCCCGGATATGGCAAGCCAGGTGCAAATGGACAGAAGGGAGACAGGGGAGTTACAGGTGCCACAGGTGCCCCAGGTGGAAAGGGTGAGCAAGGTGCAACTGGAGCCACTGGTGCTACTGGTTCAACTGGAGCCACTGGTGCAACTGGCCCTCAGGGTCCAGTAGGTTTCCCAGGTGAGGGCGGCCCTTCTGGCCCTAAAGGTGATGCAGGTGCAACCGGAGCTCAGGGACCTAAGGGATACAAGGGAGATCAGGGAGCACAGGGTTTCCCAGGCAAGCAGGGTTATCCAGGCACAGCTGGCCCCACTGGCCCCAGAGGAGCCACTGGAGCTACAGGTAGCAAAGGTGACCTCGGTGCCCCAGGTACCCCAGGTGCCCCAGGTATTCCTGGCCCCGCTGGGCCCAAAGGTCTTCCCGGCCGTGCAGGTGAAAATGGTGCCTCTGGTTCTGATGGCGCTCCAGGTGCCAGAGGACCTGCTGGGCCTTCTGGTCCCGCTGGTGCTAATGGCCTGAAGGGACACCCAGGTGCCCCTGGTGCTCCCGGACCTGCTGGCTTGGCTGCTAAGGGTGTCCCTGGACCTCAGGGTCCCCCTGGTCAGACCGGTGACTCCGGCGCCGATGGAGCCGAGGGCCCAGCCGGTCCCCCCGGCCCCCCCGGTCCTCCTGGTGAGGTTATGTTTGAGAAGAGCATGGGAGTTGCTGAGGTTATGGTCAAGTCCCCCATGTCTGCTTTCACCGCCTCTCTGGCCACTCCCTACCCTGCTGCTGGCACCCCCATTAAGTTTGACCAGATCGTGTACAATGCCGAGAATCACTATGACCCTGATAGTGGCCTGTTCACTTGCCAGGTGCCCGGAGTTTACTACTTCTCCTACAGCATCCATGTTAATGGAGCTCATGCCCTGGTGGCTCTGTACAAGAATGGCCAGCCTGTTATGTTCACTTATGATGAGTACAACAAGGGCTTCCTGGACCAGATGTCAGGTAGCGCTGTCCTGTTGCTCGATGAGCAGGACACCGTCTACGTCCAGATCCCCGATGATGAGGCCAATGGCGTCTTTGCTGCCGAGAATGTCCACTGCTCTTTCTCTGGGTTCCTCATTGCTTCAACGTGA